A stretch of DNA from Alistipes sp. ZOR0009:
GGGCTCGCTTTTCATATAGAGGCAAATGGAACGAGCATTCTGTTTGACGCAGGACAAAGCGATCTGTTGCTGCATAATGCAAAAAAGCTGGGTATTGACCTTATGCACGTAGATGTAGTCGTTATTAGCCATGGTCATTACGATCATATAGGGGGACTTAGCGCCTTTTTAGATATGAATAAGCGTGCTAAAGTGTTTGTAAAAAGAGCAATATTTGATAAGAAGTACAGAGGAACATCCCGTTATGTAGGATCAGACATGGATATTCGAGACTTAGGAGACCGGTTACATTTTGTAGATCAGGTAGAGGAGGTCGCAGATGGCGTCTACGTTATTCCAGATATTCCGATTGTTGATACCAAGGAAACGCATATGAGCGGTTTTACAGTTAAGCATAACGATCAATTTGCGCAGGATTGGTTCGAAGATGAACTCTTTCTTGCTATTGCAACTTCAAGTGGAATGGCCTTGGTGAGTTGCTGCTCGCATAGGGGGATTACCAATATGATACAGGCTGCTCAAAAACGCTTTGGAAAACCAGTTCGAGTTGTTCTTGGAGGATTTCATCTCTTGAATGCAGGAGACGAAGAGGTTGACAGAATTAGCTCGTACCTCGAAACGTTGAATCTCGAAAAACTAGGCGTATGTCATTGTTCTGGTCTTGACGCTTATGCTATTTTTAAGCGTAACCTCCCCAATGTTTCGTACTATAGTTCGGTAGGAAGCCGACTTTTACTCTCGTAGTTTTTCTGTTTTTAGGCTACTATAGCACAAACTCGACCAAGTGGTAATGGTCGAGTTTTTTGTTTTAGTCTTGTGATTTTTTCTATCAAACAAAGATGTAGTGTTACTTAGCTAACATTAGGAGAAGGTCGCTTTGTCGTGATAGAGTAAGGGAATATATTTGCGCGTGTTAATAGTTGATAGTATCAAATAAATGAAATCAATTTGTAAGCTTAAAGACATATACAAAGCATTGTTCGAATTCGAGGCTATGTTCTTGTCTACTTATGGGATTACCATAAACGAGGGGATTATACTATGCATGCTTAGCGAAGGCTCTCGAAATGCGGGGGAAATATGTACAGATTGCTCTCTTTCTACCTCACGTCTTTCCAAGGTGTTGGGATCGTTAGAGGTGAAGGGGTATGTAACTCGCTCTATTGGAGAAAAAGATCGAAGGGTGGTTATTGTAAGTTTAACAGAGAAGGGATTGGATAAAGTTACTGCTATGAAGGCTGAAGATATTTGCATTCCAACTCCTTTGTCAAATCTTTTGAAGTAAAAACAAAATTCAAAATATGAAGTATCTTATTGTAGGAGGCGTTGCTGGAGGAGCAACTACGGCAGCTCGATTGCGTCGAATGGACGAAGATAGCCAGATTGTAATGTTTGAACGCGGGGAGCATGTTTCCTATGCGAACTGCGGTTTACCATACTATATTGGAGGAACAATAGAGGAGCGTGATGCGCTTTTTTTGCAAACACCACAGTCGTTTGGAGCCCGCTTTAACGTAGATGTGCGGGTGAATTCGGAGGTGGTTGCCGTTAATCGTGCCGCTAGCAGCATAACCGTGAAGAATTTATTAACAGGCGAAAGCTACGAAGAATCGTATGATAAGTTAGTTCTTTCTCCAGGGGCCGAGCCTGTTCGTCCTCCTTTGACTGGGATTGATAGCGAAGGGATATTTACTTTGCGCAATGTGGCTGATACAGATAGGATAAAGAACTATATTGTTGCTAATCAGATTAAGCGTGCGGTTGTTGTTGGTGCTGGTTTTATTGGGCTGGAGATGGCTGAAAACCTTCATCAGTTGGGGGTGCTCGTTTCTATTGTAGAGATGTCGGAGCAGGTGATGACTCCGCTAGATTACTCAATGGCTTCGATTGTTCATCAGCATCTAAAAACAAAGAATGTTGAGTTTTATTTGAAGGAAGCGGTTACCGCATTTCGTAAACAGGATAGCGTGCTGAAAGTCTCATTACGTAGCGGTCGAGAGCTGTCGGCTGATATGGTTATCCTCTCTATAGGCGTACGTCCCGAAAACAAGCTGGCGAAAGATGCTGGTTTGGAGATAGGGGTAACTGGAGGTATAAAGGTTAACGAGCATCTTCAAACGACCGACCCAAAGATCTATGCAGTAGGAGATGCTATCGAGTACATAAATCCTATAACTCAAAAGCCCACAATAACCTATCTTGCTGGTCCTGCTAACAGGCAGGGGCGTATTTGTGCTGATAACATCGTTTTTGGAAATAAAATAAAGTACAAAGGATCAATTTCTACGGCAATTGCTAAGGTTTTTGATATTACAGTGGGCTCTACAGGTGTTGCCGGAAAAACGTTGAAGAAGGAAGGAATTCCCTATCTTGAATCAACAACCCATTCTGCATCTCATGCTGGTTACTATCCAGGGGCTATTCCGATGTCGATAAAGATTATGTTTGCACCCGAAACTGGGAAACTTTACGGTGCGCAAGTGGTAGGCTATGAAGGTACAGATAAGCGCTTGGATATGCTCGCTACTATTATTAAAAATAATGGTACCATTTACGATTTAATAGATATAGAACATGCCTATGCGCCGCCCTATTCTTCTGCCAAAGATCCTGTAAATATTGCTGGCTATGTAGCCGAGAATATTTTAAATGGAAAAATGGCTCCTATTTACTGGCGTAGGTTGGTGGAGGATACAGCCAAGGAATACTTTCTTTTAGATGTAAGAACCCGAGAGGAGAGCGAGCTAGGAACTATTCCTGGCGCTGTAAATATTCCGTTAGATGAACTTCGCCAGCATTTGGATGAACTTCCTAGAGATAAGGAAATAGCCGTTTTTTGTGCGGTTGGTTTGCGAGGACATGTCGCTACTCGCATTTTGATGCAGAGCGGATTTCAGCAAGTTTTCAACTTGTCCGGCGGCTATAAAACTTATCAAACAGCGGTTCAGAAGCAAGGTAATGAGGATATCTATGCTAACCTAACAGTAGCAAAGGATGATCAAATTTATCAAACAACTCCTAAAATAAAGGTGGGAACGTATAAGGTAAATGCTTGTGGATTGCAATGTCCTGGCCCTATTATGAAG
This window harbors:
- a CDS encoding MBL fold metallo-hydrolase, with amino-acid sequence MAVKITTLVENTSFQSELKAEHGLAFHIEANGTSILFDAGQSDLLLHNAKKLGIDLMHVDVVVISHGHYDHIGGLSAFLDMNKRAKVFVKRAIFDKKYRGTSRYVGSDMDIRDLGDRLHFVDQVEEVADGVYVIPDIPIVDTKETHMSGFTVKHNDQFAQDWFEDELFLAIATSSGMALVSCCSHRGITNMIQAAQKRFGKPVRVVLGGFHLLNAGDEEVDRISSYLETLNLEKLGVCHCSGLDAYAIFKRNLPNVSYYSSVGSRLLLS
- a CDS encoding MarR family winged helix-turn-helix transcriptional regulator, producing the protein MKSICKLKDIYKALFEFEAMFLSTYGITINEGIILCMLSEGSRNAGEICTDCSLSTSRLSKVLGSLEVKGYVTRSIGEKDRRVVIVSLTEKGLDKVTAMKAEDICIPTPLSNLLK
- a CDS encoding FAD-dependent oxidoreductase translates to MKYLIVGGVAGGATTAARLRRMDEDSQIVMFERGEHVSYANCGLPYYIGGTIEERDALFLQTPQSFGARFNVDVRVNSEVVAVNRAASSITVKNLLTGESYEESYDKLVLSPGAEPVRPPLTGIDSEGIFTLRNVADTDRIKNYIVANQIKRAVVVGAGFIGLEMAENLHQLGVLVSIVEMSEQVMTPLDYSMASIVHQHLKTKNVEFYLKEAVTAFRKQDSVLKVSLRSGRELSADMVILSIGVRPENKLAKDAGLEIGVTGGIKVNEHLQTTDPKIYAVGDAIEYINPITQKPTITYLAGPANRQGRICADNIVFGNKIKYKGSISTAIAKVFDITVGSTGVAGKTLKKEGIPYLESTTHSASHAGYYPGAIPMSIKIMFAPETGKLYGAQVVGYEGTDKRLDMLATIIKNNGTIYDLIDIEHAYAPPYSSAKDPVNIAGYVAENILNGKMAPIYWRRLVEDTAKEYFLLDVRTREESELGTIPGAVNIPLDELRQHLDELPRDKEIAVFCAVGLRGHVATRILMQSGFQQVFNLSGGYKTYQTAVQKQGNEDIYANLTVAKDDQIYQTTPKIKVGTYKVNACGLQCPGPIMKLKKSFDEAQVGDTIEITSTDPGFARDVQSWCNSTGNKLISLTTDKGVITAMAEKIGQKEVFSTAGGSMNKTLIVFSDDLDRALASFVLANGAAATGHKVTMFFTFWGLNVIKKEHKPKVKKDLMGRMFGWMMPSDSMKLKLSKMHMLGMGTMMMRNEMKRKSIDSLESLIQQAVDNGVEFIACQMSMDVMGVKHEELLDNVSVGGVATYMERAENAGVNLFI